In one window of Archocentrus centrarchus isolate MPI-CPG fArcCen1 chromosome 11, fArcCen1, whole genome shotgun sequence DNA:
- the LOC115788547 gene encoding proline-rich protein 15-like yields the protein MTERAPWWKAFLPKIRSGSSIGPDFDPFARPKNPPAPSKTSQQESNKSSSFLSNETFDDSQMDSVFNEQTCRRNMKISRSGRFKEKKKIRSTLPEEAKERVNVASGREDRR from the coding sequence ATGACGGAGAGGGCGCCATGGTGGAAAGCATTCTTGCCAAAGATAAGGAGTGGTTCCTCCATTGGTCCAGACTTTGATCCTTTTGCACGACCAAAGAACCCCCCTGCACCTTCCAAGACCTCTCAGCAGGAGTCCAACAAAAGCTCCAGCTTTCTCAGCAATGAGACCTTCGATGACTCCCAGATGGACTCGGTGTTCAATGAGCAGACTTGTCGCAGGAACATGAAGATATCACGCTCAGGTCGattcaaagaaaagaagaagatccGTTCAACTCTTCCAGAAGAGGCGAAAGAGAGAGTGAATGTGGCatcagggagagaggacagacgGTGA